The proteins below are encoded in one region of Flavobacterium sp. IMCC34852:
- a CDS encoding OmpA family protein, with the protein MKQNLLTLFAFLSLFSANAQVAVDTTGIIGDSYNKWSIELSVGQGKGVKPYADGYFSSNPDKVFGGLQLNTFGIGARYMISPKFGVKFDFNYENFKNQSGSESLEFEMLQYRSSVQGVVNAVRLFGIEEAAGRFGLLLHGGLNFAYMQPQTVAPGHNKGRHEWNGGLIVGFSPQFRLTNSLALFADLSTMNYYRQHFNWDGSYAEGTNNLSGQQVSMTFGLSYSFGNEKIHGDWAIIQDKKDKEIAELNNRIGEIETLMNDTDKDGVPDYLDVENNSIAGVAVDTKGRMVDKNTNGVPDELEKYIDSSITNNNNSNNTTLSKNMLEQLINEGYIAVYFDKNVSQPNAASTDNIGFVLNYLRTNPTASLEISGYADEVGNNAKNEKLAANRAENVKAILVKAGINPSRLNAKGAGIDSSVDKNSEYARRLVRKAVFKITN; encoded by the coding sequence ATGAAACAAAACCTACTAACTCTATTCGCATTCTTATCCCTTTTTTCGGCCAATGCACAAGTTGCAGTTGACACTACCGGAATCATTGGCGATAGCTATAACAAATGGTCTATTGAACTTTCAGTCGGACAAGGCAAAGGTGTAAAACCTTATGCTGATGGTTATTTTTCCAGTAATCCCGATAAAGTTTTTGGCGGATTACAATTAAATACTTTTGGGATTGGTGCCCGATATATGATTAGCCCGAAATTTGGTGTAAAATTTGATTTTAACTACGAAAATTTTAAAAATCAAAGCGGTAGCGAAAGTTTAGAGTTTGAAATGCTTCAATACAGATCTTCTGTTCAAGGTGTTGTAAATGCTGTTCGATTATTCGGAATTGAAGAAGCAGCCGGCAGATTCGGATTGCTTTTACACGGAGGTCTCAATTTTGCTTACATGCAACCACAAACTGTAGCTCCGGGTCATAACAAAGGAAGACACGAATGGAACGGTGGTTTGATTGTAGGTTTTTCTCCGCAATTCAGACTAACAAATTCTTTGGCTCTATTTGCTGATTTAAGTACTATGAATTACTACAGACAACATTTTAACTGGGATGGTTCTTATGCTGAAGGCACGAATAACCTTTCCGGTCAACAAGTTTCGATGACATTTGGATTGTCTTATTCTTTCGGTAATGAAAAAATCCATGGAGATTGGGCCATTATTCAAGATAAAAAAGACAAAGAAATAGCAGAATTAAACAACAGAATCGGTGAAATCGAAACGTTGATGAACGATACCGATAAAGATGGTGTTCCTGATTATTTAGATGTTGAAAATAATTCTATCGCAGGCGTTGCTGTAGATACTAAAGGAAGAATGGTTGATAAAAATACCAATGGTGTTCCTGACGAGTTAGAAAAATACATAGACAGTTCGATTACCAATAATAACAACAGTAACAATACTACTCTTTCTAAAAATATGTTAGAACAGTTGATTAACGAAGGTTATATTGCGGTTTATTTTGATAAAAACGTTTCACAACCTAATGCTGCTTCAACAGATAACATCGGATTTGTATTGAATTATTTGCGAACTAACCCAACAGCTTCTTTGGAGATTTCAGGATATGCTGACGAGGTTGGAAATAATGCTAAAAACGAAAAGTTAGCCGCAAACAGAGCAGAAAATGTAAAAGCAATCTTAGTTAAAGCCGGAATCAATCCTTCAAGATTAAACGCTAAAGGAGCCGGAATTGACAGTTCGGTTGACAAGAATTCAGAGTACGCTCGCCGCTTAGTTCGCAAGGCTGTATTCAAGATAACTAATTAA
- a CDS encoding acyl-CoA thioesterase → MRFHTRKWVKPEDLNPNSTLFGGRLLAWIDEELALYSIIQLENPKIVTKHMSEINFRSSAKQGDIVEIGIDVVKFGKSSLTLTCQVRNMMTREIIITIDSITMVSLGTDGKPKPHGKTQIEYVQDRLTDY, encoded by the coding sequence ATGAGATTTCATACCAGAAAATGGGTAAAACCTGAGGACTTAAATCCAAACAGTACATTATTCGGCGGCAGGCTTTTAGCTTGGATTGACGAAGAATTGGCCTTGTATTCGATCATTCAATTAGAAAATCCGAAAATTGTGACTAAACATATGTCGGAAATTAATTTCAGGAGTTCAGCCAAACAAGGTGATATTGTTGAAATTGGAATAGACGTAGTGAAATTCGGAAAATCATCGCTGACTTTGACTTGTCAGGTGAGAAATATGATGACCCGAGAAATCATTATTACGATTGATTCAATTACCATGGTGAGTCTTGGAACGGACGGAAAACCCAAACCACACGGAAAAACTCAAATCGAGTATGTTCAGGATAGATTAACCGATTATTAA
- a CDS encoding mechanosensitive ion channel family protein encodes MHKIVEKIFGWSYPLFKKWDFGETLSSYLSLAINIIILVFIAYTIFLVFRYALVRIMIIIARRTKTRFDDLLVSNKTAKYTAHLIPLLFIYKSVPIILENFVYWEGIFGKLVGIYIVLLSLWIIKTILNAFRDHLKSNPSYSDKPIDSYIQVIMIVLWTFGFIIIISKVFDISTNAMLGTFGAVSAIIILIFRDTILGFVASVQVSLNDMVRIGDWITFDKFGADGDVIEINLATVKVRNFDNTTTTIPTYSMISDSFRNWRGMLDSNGRRIKRHILIKANSIRFLNENELEELKKIQLVTHYIEHRQTEIDKFNKSHHIDKSLLINGRNMTNFGLFRKYITQYLSQYPGLNKDMILLCRQLQPTPQGIPLEIYTFSNDKRFENYEYIMADIFDHIFASIPYFDLEIYEMPSGKNDFVD; translated from the coding sequence ATGCATAAAATCGTCGAAAAAATATTTGGTTGGAGTTATCCGCTGTTCAAGAAATGGGATTTTGGCGAAACGCTTTCTTCTTATTTGAGTTTGGCCATCAATATTATTATCTTAGTTTTTATCGCCTACACTATATTTTTGGTCTTCAGATATGCTTTGGTAAGAATCATGATTATCATCGCCCGAAGAACCAAAACCCGATTTGATGATTTATTGGTTTCCAACAAAACCGCAAAATATACCGCCCATTTAATTCCGTTGTTGTTCATTTATAAATCGGTACCGATTATTTTAGAAAACTTTGTCTATTGGGAAGGTATTTTTGGCAAATTGGTAGGCATTTACATAGTGTTATTGAGCTTATGGATTATCAAAACCATACTCAATGCGTTCCGAGATCATTTAAAATCAAATCCATCCTATAGTGATAAGCCTATTGACAGTTACATTCAGGTAATCATGATAGTGCTTTGGACATTTGGTTTTATCATTATCATTTCCAAAGTTTTTGACATCAGTACCAATGCCATGTTGGGAACTTTTGGAGCCGTTTCGGCTATCATTATTTTGATTTTCAGAGATACTATCCTGGGCTTTGTAGCCAGTGTACAAGTTTCTTTAAACGATATGGTGCGTATTGGTGATTGGATTACTTTTGATAAATTTGGTGCCGATGGTGATGTAATCGAAATTAATTTAGCTACTGTAAAAGTTCGAAATTTTGACAATACTACGACTACGATTCCAACTTACAGCATGATTTCTGATTCGTTCCGAAACTGGCGCGGTATGTTAGATTCTAACGGAAGAAGAATTAAAAGACACATCCTAATCAAAGCCAACAGCATTCGGTTTTTGAATGAAAATGAATTGGAGGAGTTGAAGAAAATACAATTGGTAACCCATTACATTGAGCATCGTCAAACCGAAATTGATAAGTTTAACAAATCACACCACATTGATAAATCATTGTTAATCAACGGCAGAAACATGACCAACTTTGGTTTGTTCCGAAAATACATCACCCAATATTTAAGTCAATATCCGGGTCTGAATAAGGATATGATTTTGTTGTGTCGTCAGTTACAACCAACACCGCAAGGAATTCCGTTAGAAATTTATACATTCTCCAACGATAAAAGATTCGAAAACTATGAATACATCATGGCCGATATCTTTGACCACATCTTTGCTTCGATTCCGTATTTTGATTTAGAGATTTATGAAATGCCTTCCGGGAAAAACGACTTTGTAGATTAA
- a CDS encoding DUF3817 domain-containing protein: MTKFFKFIAIAEGISYLVLFFNMLVIKPSDIDLYKTLLFPIGMAHGVLFIGYVILAFAIYKNQNWSLKELAIVQLASLLPFATFYVEKKYVKNA, encoded by the coding sequence ATGACTAAATTTTTTAAGTTCATTGCTATTGCTGAAGGCATTTCCTATCTTGTTTTGTTCTTTAATATGCTGGTTATCAAACCCTCTGATATAGATTTATACAAAACCTTATTATTTCCAATAGGAATGGCACATGGTGTATTGTTTATTGGTTATGTTATTTTGGCTTTTGCTATTTATAAAAATCAAAATTGGAGTCTTAAAGAATTGGCTATAGTGCAATTGGCTTCACTTTTACCCTTTGCCACTTTTTATGTGGAGAAAAAATATGTAAAAAATGCATAA
- a CDS encoding DUF6155 family protein: MSKRDLKKYLTELSKEQLEEQIIELYEKFSDVKVYYDFAFNPNEDKLVREAKFKISNEYFPVKGKKAKMRRSVAQKFIKHFISLGVDSFIIADLMLYNIEIAQTFSAERVVKQELFFKSMLTSYQQAVSFMIEKGILTDFQSRVVAVKEESINQQWVNFYGFVAVVERLEY, translated from the coding sequence ATGAGTAAAAGAGATTTGAAAAAATATTTAACTGAACTTTCCAAAGAACAGCTCGAAGAACAAATCATTGAACTTTATGAGAAGTTCAGTGATGTAAAAGTTTATTACGATTTTGCTTTTAATCCCAATGAAGACAAGCTGGTTCGTGAAGCCAAATTCAAAATCTCCAACGAATATTTTCCTGTAAAAGGTAAAAAGGCCAAAATGCGTCGCTCTGTGGCTCAAAAGTTCATCAAACATTTCATATCGCTTGGCGTTGATTCTTTTATCATTGCCGATTTGATGCTTTACAACATTGAAATTGCCCAGACTTTCTCGGCGGAAAGAGTGGTGAAACAAGAATTGTTTTTCAAAAGCATGCTGACATCTTACCAACAAGCCGTAAGTTTTATGATTGAAAAGGGTATTTTGACTGATTTTCAAAGTAGAGTAGTGGCTGTAAAAGAGGAAAGCATTAACCAACAATGGGTTAATTTCTATGGGTTTGTTGCTGTTGTTGAACGACTCGAATATTAA
- a CDS encoding DEAD/DEAH box helicase — protein MSQKDFNVEVEEKKELYGYQKGDIDKIFDRLDNAPSDHHLLYQLPTGGGKTVIFSEIVRRYLSQHDKKVVVLTHRIELCKQTSKMLKGFDVKNKIINSNIKELPDQDEYSCFVAMVETLKNRLNDEKLMIDNVGLVIIDEAHYNSFRKLFSQFKKSFILGVTATPLSSNIKLPMHQNYDELIVGDTIQSLIDKGFLAKATTYSYDVGLTSLKVGINGDYTVKSSDDLYMNMVMQEKLLHAYTEKSLGKKTLIFNNGINTSLYVYDTFKEAGFPIKHLDNTTSTEDRKEILHWFKKTPDAILTSVGILTTGFDEPTVESIILNRATKSLTLYFQMIGRGSRKLPNKDEFTVIDLGNNALRFGLWNDPVDWQHIFKSPEYYLESLRDDAEIEFNFKYTMPEAIRKMFAKTAEVTMDIEEEFKKNTALNLRSKEVLEKSINQHALMCVENSTDLNGARMLSKLLSDDIESRVKRFVNCLGKTSKNYREWLIDDYKTKLSLAIGKKFRELNF, from the coding sequence ATGTCTCAGAAAGATTTTAATGTCGAAGTAGAAGAAAAAAAGGAACTTTACGGTTACCAGAAGGGCGATATTGACAAAATTTTTGACCGATTGGACAACGCGCCAAGTGATCATCATCTCTTATATCAACTGCCAACCGGTGGAGGAAAGACAGTGATTTTTTCCGAGATTGTACGCCGTTATTTATCTCAACACGACAAGAAAGTAGTGGTTTTAACCCATCGAATTGAGCTTTGCAAGCAAACGTCTAAAATGCTGAAAGGCTTTGATGTAAAAAATAAAATCATCAACAGCAACATCAAAGAATTACCCGATCAAGATGAATATTCTTGTTTTGTGGCTATGGTGGAAACGCTCAAAAATCGTTTGAATGATGAGAAATTAATGATTGACAATGTAGGTTTGGTAATTATTGATGAAGCCCATTACAATTCGTTCCGAAAATTATTCAGTCAATTCAAGAAATCCTTTATTTTAGGAGTTACTGCGACACCTTTGAGTTCGAATATTAAGTTGCCTATGCATCAAAATTATGATGAATTAATTGTAGGCGATACCATTCAATCACTTATAGACAAAGGTTTTTTGGCTAAAGCAACCACATATAGTTATGATGTGGGTTTGACTTCGCTTAAAGTGGGAATTAATGGTGATTATACCGTAAAATCTTCAGATGATCTGTATATGAATATGGTAATGCAAGAGAAATTATTGCATGCTTATACCGAAAAATCTTTGGGCAAAAAAACACTGATTTTTAATAATGGAATCAATACATCACTCTATGTATATGATACTTTTAAAGAAGCTGGATTTCCTATAAAACATCTCGATAACACTACGTCAACCGAAGATAGAAAGGAAATTTTGCATTGGTTTAAAAAAACACCGGATGCTATTTTAACCTCTGTGGGTATCTTAACCACCGGATTTGATGAACCTACAGTGGAAAGCATTATCCTGAATCGCGCTACAAAATCATTGACATTGTATTTTCAAATGATTGGTCGTGGTTCTCGCAAATTACCAAACAAAGACGAATTCACAGTTATCGATTTAGGAAACAATGCGTTACGATTTGGTCTGTGGAATGATCCGGTTGATTGGCAGCATATTTTTAAATCCCCTGAATATTATTTGGAAAGCTTGCGCGACGATGCCGAAATTGAATTCAATTTTAAGTACACCATGCCTGAGGCTATTCGCAAAATGTTTGCTAAAACTGCCGAGGTTACCATGGATATTGAAGAGGAATTCAAAAAGAATACCGCTTTAAATTTGCGTTCCAAAGAAGTCTTAGAAAAATCCATCAACCAACATGCTTTAATGTGTGTTGAAAATTCAACGGATTTAAATGGCGCTCGAATGTTATCTAAATTATTGTCCGATGATATCGAAAGCCGTGTCAAGCGTTTTGTAAATTGCTTGGGAAAAACAAGTAAAAATTATCGAGAATGGTTGATTGATGATTATAAAACCAAATTAAGTTTGGCCATAGGAAAAAAATTCAGAGAGCTTAATTTTTAA
- a CDS encoding DUF294 nucleotidyltransferase-like domain-containing protein, whose amino-acid sequence MSNSIAENIANFLKEYPPFNYLRHDELIQVTTSIGVVNLDKHKVLFQIDDKLHDSFYVVASGVINLSVIADAEETLLNKCYAGDVFGLRPFFAKNNYMMTAKAREDSIVYAIPINVFKPFVAQNPQVLDFLLESFATNTRNPFDKENRGKLITDNVYTENQSNEIQYFQSLAYNKTPLKIAANTAVKDAAQLMTENLIDSAIILENNYPIGIVTDTDFRTKIANGRFPISTSVDKIMSAPVITVPENVSVAEAQLLLLKYNVSHLCVTLDGSDKSEVKGIISEHDLIVAQANNPGVLIKEIKRSLSPKELKMVREKLTDLIQTSIAKNIPLPHIYNITGEIITAIIKRSVELAILDLGSPPSRFAWLSIGSQGRKEQLLLTDQDSILIFEDVAPEKYRDVKDYFLKLAKRTTAILEKVGYQFCPNGHMASNMLWCKSLSDWMKQYNNWMKTPGEKSNDISSIFFDYEIAFGEGKIEDAISDLIFKNTKNNALFFDYLGNDALRKNPPLNFFKKFNLEEEGEHKGKFDIKNKAIMPLVDGARLFAVSLNLRGINNTYSRFKQLALIDPKFSEIYLNCADAFLILSKFRTLEGLKNDSNGDYINIEELTKVDREKLKNALAPMRELEDLIKDKFQLTQFS is encoded by the coding sequence ATGAGTAATTCTATTGCTGAAAATATTGCCAACTTTTTAAAAGAATATCCGCCGTTTAATTATTTGCGTCATGATGAATTGATTCAAGTGACTACCAGCATTGGTGTTGTCAATTTAGACAAACACAAAGTTTTATTTCAAATTGATGATAAACTGCATGATAGTTTTTATGTAGTGGCTTCCGGTGTGATTAACCTTTCTGTCATTGCCGATGCTGAAGAAACTTTACTCAATAAATGTTATGCCGGAGATGTTTTCGGATTGCGTCCGTTTTTCGCCAAAAACAATTACATGATGACCGCCAAAGCGCGTGAAGACAGTATTGTTTACGCTATTCCTATTAATGTTTTCAAACCATTTGTAGCTCAGAATCCGCAAGTACTCGACTTTCTATTGGAAAGTTTCGCCACCAATACACGCAATCCTTTTGATAAAGAAAATCGTGGCAAACTAATAACTGACAACGTTTATACTGAGAATCAATCTAACGAGATTCAATATTTTCAATCGTTAGCCTACAATAAAACACCACTGAAAATAGCTGCAAATACTGCTGTTAAAGATGCCGCACAGTTAATGACTGAAAATCTTATTGACAGTGCCATTATTTTAGAAAACAACTATCCTATTGGTATTGTAACTGATACCGACTTTAGAACAAAAATTGCCAATGGACGATTCCCTATTTCAACTAGCGTTGACAAAATAATGTCGGCTCCGGTTATCACTGTCCCCGAAAATGTTTCTGTGGCTGAAGCACAATTGTTGTTGTTGAAATACAATGTCAGCCATTTGTGCGTAACGCTTGACGGTTCTGATAAATCTGAAGTAAAAGGAATCATTTCCGAGCACGACTTAATTGTAGCACAAGCTAATAATCCGGGGGTTTTAATCAAAGAAATCAAGCGTTCCCTATCGCCTAAAGAATTAAAAATGGTTCGTGAAAAACTTACCGATTTGATTCAGACTTCCATTGCTAAAAATATTCCGCTACCACATATTTATAATATCACCGGTGAAATTATAACCGCCATAATCAAGCGTTCTGTTGAGTTGGCTATTTTGGACCTGGGTTCGCCTCCATCAAGATTTGCTTGGTTGAGTATAGGAAGTCAAGGCAGAAAAGAACAATTATTATTGACCGATCAAGACAGTATTTTAATTTTTGAAGATGTAGCACCCGAAAAATACAGAGATGTTAAGGATTATTTCTTGAAATTGGCTAAAAGAACCACTGCCATATTGGAAAAAGTGGGTTACCAATTCTGCCCTAATGGTCACATGGCCAGCAACATGCTTTGGTGTAAATCGCTCAGTGATTGGATGAAGCAATATAATAATTGGATGAAAACACCCGGCGAAAAATCAAATGATATCAGCAGTATCTTTTTTGATTATGAGATTGCTTTTGGAGAAGGCAAAATTGAAGATGCAATTTCCGATTTAATCTTTAAAAACACCAAGAATAACGCCCTTTTCTTTGATTATTTAGGCAATGATGCTTTGCGCAAAAATCCTCCGCTCAATTTCTTTAAAAAATTTAATTTGGAAGAAGAAGGCGAACACAAAGGTAAATTCGACATTAAAAACAAAGCGATTATGCCTTTAGTTGATGGTGCTCGATTGTTTGCCGTAAGTTTGAATTTGCGTGGTATCAACAACACCTATTCGCGTTTTAAACAATTGGCTTTGATTGATCCTAAATTCTCAGAAATTTACTTGAATTGTGCCGATGCCTTTTTGATATTGTCAAAATTCAGAACCCTTGAAGGATTAAAAAACGACAGTAACGGCGATTACATTAATATTGAAGAGTTGACTAAAGTAGACCGCGAGAAACTCAAAAATGCGCTTGCTCCTATGCGTGAATTAGAGGATTTGATTAAAGACAAATTTCAATTAACACAATTCTCCTGA
- a CDS encoding 3'-5' exonuclease, with the protein MLDWIKNINKEHPEFWKAYLSKFESKSNRYVILSTETTGLNPKKDVILSFGAIAVVNDVIIVGDHFEVVILQYKYLHDNGLSNEFLIESKLPKLAEYNAIQSLIEYIGNSVLVGHRIHFDIELINEALEKMDCGKLKNEALDIEIMHQKLMDITNKSFSIDDLVKHYKLPLSEKTSASDDAYAIALLFLKLKNRLGFK; encoded by the coding sequence ATGCTGGATTGGATTAAAAACATCAATAAAGAACACCCTGAATTTTGGAAAGCCTACTTGTCTAAGTTTGAATCCAAATCAAATAGGTATGTCATTTTAAGTACAGAAACTACAGGCTTAAATCCGAAGAAAGATGTGATACTGTCTTTTGGCGCCATAGCTGTTGTGAATGATGTTATCATTGTGGGTGACCATTTTGAAGTAGTGATTTTGCAATACAAATACCTTCATGACAATGGTTTGTCTAATGAATTTTTAATCGAAAGTAAACTGCCTAAACTAGCCGAATACAATGCTATTCAATCTTTAATTGAATATATTGGGAATTCGGTTTTAGTGGGTCATCGCATTCATTTTGATATTGAACTCATCAATGAAGCACTCGAAAAAATGGATTGCGGTAAATTAAAAAACGAAGCTTTAGACATTGAGATTATGCATCAAAAGCTTATGGATATCACCAATAAGTCTTTTTCTATTGATGATTTGGTCAAACATTACAAACTTCCTTTGAGCGAAAAAACTTCGGCTTCTGATGATGCTTATGCCATTGCGCTGTTGTTTTTAAAATTAAAAAACAGATTAGGATTTAAATAA
- a CDS encoding CAP domain-containing protein: MKAKMFRALLPLAIVFTMVSCSSDTEETTAADKQVVTTYNYNETESKLVVLINDYRASLGLNTLEVINHISYKSEEHNFYMIENNVFNHDYFQQRSDNLIRVLGAERVSENIAYNYQTAEGAFAAWLSSPGHKANIEGDYTHLGISVTINPETGRKYYTNMFMKK, from the coding sequence ATGAAAGCAAAAATGTTTAGAGCATTGTTGCCGTTAGCAATCGTGTTCACTATGGTATCTTGTTCTTCTGATACAGAAGAAACCACCGCAGCCGACAAACAAGTTGTAACTACTTACAATTACAACGAAACCGAATCAAAATTAGTTGTACTAATCAATGATTATCGCGCAAGTTTGGGACTCAATACCCTTGAAGTAATCAATCATATCTCTTACAAATCAGAAGAGCATAACTTTTATATGATTGAAAACAATGTGTTCAACCACGATTATTTCCAACAACGTTCTGATAATTTAATCAGAGTATTAGGTGCTGAAAGAGTTAGCGAGAATATCGCTTACAATTATCAAACGGCTGAAGGTGCTTTTGCCGCTTGGCTAAGCAGCCCGGGACACAAAGCCAACATAGAAGGTGATTACACACACTTAGGAATATCAGTTACCATCAATCCGGAAACCGGAAGAAAATATTACACCAACATGTTTATGAAAAAATAG
- the pdxH gene encoding pyridoxamine 5'-phosphate oxidase, which produces MEDLSHYRKSYEKSELLETNIPEDPINLFHKWFYETEELGGVEEVNAMTVATIGLDGFPKSRVVLLKKFNEEGFIFYTNYNSEKGKAILNNPNICLSFFWHSQERQVIIKGIAEKTSEIISDNYFDSRPDGSKLGAIVSSQSETIPSREYLDNKLKELEKEFDGKPIPRPDYWGGFLVRPVEVEFWQGRPNRLHDRIRYKLLEDYNWKIDRLSP; this is translated from the coding sequence ATGGAAGACTTAAGCCATTACAGAAAATCATACGAGAAGAGTGAACTATTGGAAACCAACATTCCTGAAGATCCTATCAATCTTTTCCACAAATGGTTTTATGAAACAGAGGAACTTGGAGGCGTAGAAGAGGTCAATGCCATGACAGTAGCTACCATAGGACTTGACGGATTTCCCAAGAGTAGAGTAGTGCTGCTCAAAAAATTCAATGAAGAAGGCTTCATTTTTTACACCAATTACAATTCCGAAAAAGGGAAAGCCATACTCAACAATCCGAATATTTGTTTGTCCTTCTTTTGGCACAGCCAGGAAAGACAAGTTATTATTAAAGGTATTGCCGAGAAAACCTCGGAAATCATTTCCGATAACTATTTTGATTCAAGACCTGATGGCAGTAAGCTTGGCGCGATAGTTTCCTCTCAAAGCGAAACCATTCCGTCACGAGAATATTTAGACAATAAATTAAAGGAACTAGAAAAAGAGTTCGATGGCAAACCCATTCCAAGACCCGATTATTGGGGTGGTTTTTTAGTTCGGCCGGTAGAAGTAGAGTTTTGGCAAGGCAGGCCAAACCGCTTGCACGACAGAATCAGATACAAGTTGTTAGAAGATTATAATTGGAAAATAGATCGACTTTCTCCTTAA
- a CDS encoding ribonuclease Z: MRLTILGCYAATPRTITNPTSQVLEIRNRMFLIDCGEGTQVQLRKNKLKFSKINHIFISHLHGDHFYGLVGLISTFMLLNRQTDLHVYGPKGIKEIILLQLRYSNSFTGYNLYFHELESKESEVIFEDEKVIVKTIPLKHRVYTNGYLFQEKPKERKLNVEAVEKYKIDTAYFRKIKYGGDITLDNGTVIPNAELSFDPEPTKNYAFCSDTMYDETLIPLIQDVDVLYHETTFLESEANKAEKTMHSTAKEAARIAKLANVKQLLLGHYSTRYSSIELFKQEAETIFPNVLLGDDGKVFDFD, encoded by the coding sequence ATGAGATTAACCATATTGGGTTGCTATGCAGCCACGCCCAGAACCATAACCAATCCAACTTCACAAGTTTTAGAAATTCGAAACCGAATGTTCTTAATAGACTGTGGCGAAGGTACTCAGGTGCAACTGCGCAAAAACAAACTCAAGTTTTCCAAAATCAACCACATTTTTATTTCGCATTTGCATGGCGACCATTTTTACGGATTGGTTGGCTTGATTTCTACCTTTATGTTATTGAATCGTCAAACCGATTTACATGTTTACGGACCCAAAGGCATCAAAGAAATTATCTTATTACAATTGCGCTATTCCAATTCCTTTACCGGTTACAATCTGTATTTCCATGAATTGGAGTCGAAGGAAAGTGAAGTGATTTTTGAAGACGAAAAAGTCATTGTCAAAACCATTCCGCTAAAACACCGCGTTTACACCAACGGTTATTTGTTTCAAGAAAAACCCAAAGAACGAAAACTCAATGTAGAAGCGGTTGAAAAATATAAAATAGATACCGCATACTTCAGAAAAATAAAATACGGCGGTGATATTACTTTGGATAATGGAACTGTAATTCCCAATGCCGAGTTGTCATTCGACCCCGAACCTACCAAAAACTACGCCTTTTGTAGCGATACGATGTATGACGAAACCTTAATTCCGCTCATCCAAGACGTTGATGTTTTGTACCATGAAACCACTTTTCTGGAAAGTGAAGCTAATAAAGCCGAGAAAACCATGCACAGCACCGCCAAAGAAGCCGCAAGAATCGCCAAGTTGGCCAATGTCAAACAATTGCTTCTCGGTCATTACAGCACACGTTACAGCAGTATTGAGTTATTTAAGCAAGAAGCCGAAACCATTTTCCCAAACGTACTTTTAGGTGATGATGGGAAAGTATTCGATTTTGATTAA